From a region of the Vibrio orientalis CIP 102891 = ATCC 33934 genome:
- a CDS encoding tetratricopeptide repeat protein, translating into MNIIGIAIGATGLLLLGMFMWMLALSLRKKRLEQERKQKAIAFRKAVERNRRQEQEERVIKAEGGDIPTILYLAKEAERKNIKEAIYWYTKAAKLDSVTGMYGVVRISNKMQQDVVLKEQAKFWQTCINASEGSLPHKFEMAQALINGRGTEVNTPKAISVMEQAAKENYVDALVFLGDWYSPENSNDPNMSTSYYRRATELKSNEGRMKLGLNYINGIGVASNFAQGCYWLERAAEKGHLEAMYKAGEVWMGQRPNGNSLSYIWLFLAAQLGHEPSRVLRDQVALQIGVDTVVGLQSLSKPMLKKIRENKVGKHSIIKALNKLYKRKIPIDENGTLLDDQSLESVEPQQASSEQKLDFSQSPMDKQ; encoded by the coding sequence ATGAATATAATAGGGATTGCCATAGGAGCAACAGGGTTGCTTCTACTGGGTATGTTTATGTGGATGCTTGCTCTGTCACTTAGAAAGAAGCGACTAGAGCAAGAGCGTAAGCAAAAAGCTATCGCTTTTCGTAAAGCGGTAGAGAGAAACCGTCGGCAAGAACAAGAAGAGCGTGTGATAAAAGCCGAAGGTGGAGATATTCCGACGATTCTCTATCTTGCGAAAGAGGCTGAGCGAAAAAACATTAAGGAAGCTATCTACTGGTATACCAAAGCCGCGAAGCTGGACAGTGTGACGGGTATGTATGGTGTTGTTCGGATCAGTAACAAGATGCAGCAAGATGTCGTCTTAAAAGAACAAGCGAAGTTTTGGCAAACGTGTATTAATGCCTCTGAAGGAAGCTTACCGCATAAGTTTGAGATGGCACAGGCTTTGATTAACGGTCGAGGAACAGAGGTTAACACGCCAAAGGCAATCTCTGTCATGGAACAAGCGGCGAAAGAGAACTATGTTGATGCTCTTGTGTTTCTTGGCGACTGGTATTCACCAGAAAACAGCAACGATCCTAACATGTCGACTTCGTACTACCGTCGCGCAACCGAACTTAAAAGCAACGAAGGTCGCATGAAGTTAGGCTTGAACTATATCAATGGTATCGGAGTGGCGAGCAATTTCGCGCAAGGATGTTACTGGTTAGAACGAGCCGCTGAAAAAGGCCACCTAGAAGCGATGTATAAAGCTGGCGAAGTATGGATGGGTCAAAGGCCTAATGGCAATTCACTCAGCTATATTTGGTTGTTCCTCGCTGCGCAACTTGGCCACGAACCGTCACGAGTGTTGCGTGATCAAGTCGCGCTACAAATTGGCGTAGATACAGTGGTTGGCCTGCAAAGCTTATCTAAACCTATGTTGAAAAAGATTCGAGAGAATAAAGTTGGCAAGCATTCAATCATCAAGGCATTAAATAAGCTGTATAAGCGTAAAATCCCGATTGATGAAAATGGTACGTTGTTAGATGATCAGTCGCTAGAGTCCGTTGAGCCACAGCAAGCTTCCTCAGAACAAAAGCTCGATTTCTCGCAATCACCAATGGATAAACAGTAA
- a CDS encoding PilZ domain-containing protein: protein MAGLAENRNQKSIDLVAEEDQPEQHTADQSTSIRYGEDAFQDVLPLCEVACIVTTPTGRVLKCRTKYVGVHSNNVLLLEMPTVSAKEMSLFMQRGYSIKACVISSKGEGARVYFKSKIEYVLNGGDTELLLISMPKSTQVVVGLRASARLEISLDGVLSPNKHKYPCQIRDISQHGCLIVVDRAKTSYGVGSVIELTIEANTLDETSSQQFLKAIVKNVSKTSHYHKYGVQFDDDSLIHAGAVIEALQFCSLQQKFTL, encoded by the coding sequence ATGGCAGGACTAGCTGAAAACAGAAATCAGAAGAGTATCGACCTCGTTGCTGAAGAGGATCAACCAGAACAACACACAGCAGATCAATCGACGTCTATTCGTTATGGTGAAGATGCATTTCAGGACGTACTCCCTTTGTGTGAAGTTGCATGTATTGTCACGACACCGACTGGTAGGGTTCTGAAATGTCGCACCAAATACGTAGGGGTGCATTCAAACAACGTCTTGTTACTTGAAATGCCAACGGTTTCGGCGAAGGAAATGTCATTGTTCATGCAACGAGGCTATTCCATCAAGGCGTGTGTTATCTCTTCAAAAGGAGAGGGAGCCCGTGTGTATTTTAAGAGTAAGATTGAATATGTACTCAATGGAGGAGACACCGAGCTGCTGCTAATCAGTATGCCGAAGTCGACTCAGGTTGTAGTAGGACTCAGAGCCAGTGCACGTTTGGAAATCAGTCTTGATGGTGTTTTGTCACCCAATAAACACAAATACCCGTGCCAGATTAGAGATATCTCTCAACATGGTTGTTTGATCGTGGTAGATCGAGCGAAAACAAGTTATGGCGTTGGCTCAGTGATAGAGCTAACCATTGAAGCCAATACGTTGGATGAAACAAGTAGCCAGCAGTTTTTGAAAGCGATAGTAAAGAATGTATCTAAAACCTCGCATTATCATAAGTATGGCGTTCAGTTTGATGACGATAGCTTAATCCATGCGGGGGCTGTGATTGAAGCATTGCAGTTCTGTTCTCTGCAGCAAAAATTTACTTTATAG
- a CDS encoding pyrimidine/purine nucleoside phosphorylase, whose protein sequence is MIKANSYFEGQVQSLGFTQQDGDSSVGVMAAGEYTFGTAAAERMTVVKGALTVKKAGEEQWVTYNSGESFNVEANSSFDLQVAVSTAYLCEYLSAE, encoded by the coding sequence ATGATCAAAGCGAACAGCTATTTTGAAGGACAAGTTCAGTCGTTAGGATTTACACAACAAGATGGTGATTCTAGTGTCGGTGTTATGGCTGCGGGTGAATACACTTTCGGTACGGCGGCTGCAGAACGCATGACTGTCGTAAAAGGCGCTTTGACAGTTAAGAAAGCGGGTGAAGAGCAGTGGGTGACTTACAATTCAGGTGAGTCATTCAATGTTGAAGCAAACTCGTCATTTGACTTACAAGTTGCAGTGTCGACTGCTTACCTATGTGAGTACCTAAGCGCTGAGTAA
- a CDS encoding DUF2850 domain-containing protein translates to MTKTSAIKTAAILVFFLLLLGFSSLIYFSYQDYVHPKHVYGRWIEVGAPPYQTEVLTLNSQGVFRNNRLISTQFEFDGKRVTVQTGSGRSVYQIAGTFDSPQLRRLEPNSPTQRFIKEGYENTVDMQGGGAAKHRRAALSDHFGNK, encoded by the coding sequence ATGACTAAAACTTCCGCGATTAAAACTGCTGCCATCCTAGTCTTTTTTTTATTACTGCTGGGATTTTCTAGCCTGATCTATTTCAGCTACCAAGACTATGTTCACCCAAAACATGTTTATGGTCGTTGGATAGAAGTGGGAGCTCCACCGTATCAAACCGAAGTACTGACACTCAACTCCCAAGGGGTATTTCGTAACAACCGCTTAATTTCCACACAATTTGAGTTTGACGGTAAGCGAGTAACGGTACAAACAGGCAGTGGTAGGTCGGTCTATCAAATTGCGGGAACCTTTGACTCACCACAACTTAGACGGCTTGAACCAAACAGCCCGACACAGCGCTTCATTAAAGAGGGATATGAGAATACTGTGGATATGCAAGGGGGAGGTGCTGCTAAGCATCGCCGAGCAGCACTCTCAGATCATTTTGGCAATAAATAG
- a CDS encoding TrkH family potassium uptake protein yields MNPFSRTDTFYALDSDKKQRKGSEPRVILLSFLGVLLPSAVLLTLPVFSVTGLSITDALFTATSAISVTGLGVVDTGEHFTIAGKVLLMLLMQIGGLGQMTLSAVLLYMFGVRLTLKQQALAKDALGQDRRVNLRRLVKRIIIFACMAETIGFAILAYRWVPEMGWSEGLFYALFHAISAFNNAGFALFSDSMMSFVDDPVVIFALAGLFIFGGLGFTVVGDVSTNWRRGFRALQLHTKIMLVATPALLIVGTLLFWALERGNQATMAGLTPAGQWLAAFFQSASARTAGFNSVDLAQYTQPALLVMIILMLIGAGSTSTGGGIKVSTFAVAFVATWAFLRQKKHVVMFKRTVGWPVVTKSLAIIVVSGAILTVAMFLLMLTEKASFDKVLFETISAFATVGLTAGLTAELSEPGKYIMIVVMTIGRIGPLTLAYMLARPEPTLVKHPEGVVLTG; encoded by the coding sequence ATGAATCCGTTTTCCCGTACCGACACATTCTATGCGTTAGATTCGGACAAAAAGCAGCGTAAAGGCTCTGAACCGAGAGTCATTTTACTCAGTTTTCTGGGGGTTCTTCTTCCGTCTGCTGTGTTACTGACGCTTCCGGTTTTTTCAGTAACAGGGCTCTCGATTACCGATGCTCTGTTTACTGCAACTTCTGCGATTAGTGTTACGGGTTTGGGTGTCGTTGATACCGGAGAACACTTCACTATCGCTGGTAAAGTTCTATTGATGCTGTTGATGCAGATCGGCGGTCTGGGACAAATGACGCTCTCTGCAGTTTTACTGTATATGTTCGGTGTTCGCTTAACTTTGAAACAGCAGGCATTGGCCAAAGATGCATTAGGGCAAGATCGACGAGTCAATCTACGCCGTCTTGTTAAACGTATCATTATCTTTGCTTGTATGGCAGAGACCATTGGCTTTGCGATATTAGCGTACCGCTGGGTGCCAGAGATGGGTTGGAGTGAAGGCCTGTTCTATGCATTGTTCCATGCTATTTCTGCGTTTAACAATGCAGGTTTTGCGCTGTTTTCTGACAGTATGATGAGCTTTGTTGACGATCCGGTTGTGATATTCGCTTTGGCAGGTTTGTTTATCTTTGGCGGTTTAGGTTTTACCGTCGTTGGTGACGTATCAACAAACTGGCGTCGTGGTTTTCGAGCACTTCAGTTACACACTAAGATTATGTTGGTCGCAACGCCTGCCTTATTGATTGTTGGTACATTGTTGTTTTGGGCGTTAGAACGTGGCAATCAAGCGACAATGGCGGGACTAACCCCAGCAGGACAATGGTTGGCAGCATTCTTCCAGTCTGCTAGCGCGCGTACTGCGGGCTTTAACAGTGTTGATTTAGCGCAATACACTCAGCCAGCCTTACTGGTGATGATCATCTTAATGCTCATCGGTGCAGGATCGACCTCTACCGGGGGCGGTATTAAGGTATCGACTTTCGCGGTGGCTTTTGTCGCGACGTGGGCTTTCTTAAGACAGAAGAAGCATGTAGTGATGTTTAAGCGAACGGTTGGTTGGCCTGTGGTAACGAAGTCTCTGGCGATTATTGTCGTTAGTGGAGCGATCCTAACCGTTGCCATGTTCCTGCTGATGCTCACGGAAAAAGCGAGTTTTGATAAAGTATTATTTGAAACGATCTCAGCGTTCGCGACCGTTGGTTTAACCGCAGGTTTAACAGCAGAGCTCTCTGAGCCTGGCAAGTATATAATGATTGTAGTGATGACGATTGGTCGTATTGGACCGCTAACGCTTGCTTATATGCTTGCTAGACCTGAACCGACGTTGGTTAAGCATCCGGAAGGTGTCGTGCTAACCGGGTGA
- a CDS encoding potassium channel family protein, giving the protein MKSADKQFAVIGLGRFGLSVCKELQQAGAEVLAVDLDEERVRVAASFVSQALVANCTNEETVAELRLSDYDMVMVSIGSDVNASILSTLVVKEAGAKNVWVKANDKFHSKILHKIGADHVIMPERDMGIRVARKMLDKRVLEFQELGSGLAMTEIVVGAKLMGKTLGDLALCKEQDVQVLGFKRGPAINKVPDYEKRLEIGDLIIIVGPRDTLAKKLSSL; this is encoded by the coding sequence ATGAAATCAGCTGATAAACAGTTTGCTGTAATTGGACTAGGTCGATTTGGCCTTTCTGTATGTAAAGAACTTCAGCAAGCAGGCGCAGAGGTTCTTGCGGTTGATCTTGATGAAGAACGAGTAAGAGTTGCAGCGAGCTTTGTTAGCCAAGCGCTAGTGGCAAACTGTACCAATGAAGAAACCGTGGCAGAGCTTCGTTTAAGTGATTATGACATGGTGATGGTATCAATTGGTTCAGATGTAAATGCCAGTATTTTGAGTACCTTGGTGGTTAAAGAAGCCGGAGCGAAAAACGTTTGGGTCAAAGCTAACGACAAGTTCCACTCTAAAATTCTACACAAGATTGGTGCAGACCACGTAATTATGCCTGAAAGAGATATGGGCATTAGGGTGGCGAGAAAAATGTTGGATAAGCGTGTGCTCGAATTCCAAGAGCTAGGTTCTGGATTAGCGATGACGGAAATAGTTGTTGGTGCGAAGCTTATGGGCAAAACGTTAGGCGATCTCGCGCTATGCAAAGAGCAAGATGTGCAAGTCCTAGGCTTTAAACGAGGTCCAGCGATCAATAAAGTGCCCGATTACGAGAAGCGACTTGAAATTGGTGATTTGATCATCATCGTTGGTCCTCGTGATACGTTGGCTAAGAAATTGAGTTCATTATGA
- a CDS encoding mechanosensitive ion channel family protein, which translates to MNDLLTYLPPSIAEMLNSWDTNVLFITIASLLVWIAWRIVYGRLEILVSKTQFHWDDLTLSALKTPISTLIWCWPATISAGFLLQDYMGSKLNWLGTLKLILVIGIFVWITMRLINNIEEYVLANQNRDETTVQAVAKVARLFFIVIGALTVMQAFGLSLSGLLTFGGVGGLIVGLAAKDLLSNFFGGMMIYFDRPFKVGDWIRSPDRQIEGTVERIGWRMTIIRTFDKRPIYVPNSVFSSIVVENPSRMLNRRINENIGIRYQDGAKVELIVAEIKAMLENHNDIDTKQTLIVNFNGFAPSSLTLLVYTFTKTVNWIRYHEVKQDVLLKIYEIIRSHGADIAFPTQTIQLEPQKAGEVEVPPALN; encoded by the coding sequence ATGAACGACTTGCTCACCTATTTACCCCCATCCATCGCTGAGATGTTAAACAGCTGGGATACCAATGTTCTGTTTATCACCATTGCCAGTTTATTGGTGTGGATTGCTTGGCGTATTGTTTATGGTCGCTTAGAAATATTGGTGAGTAAGACTCAATTTCACTGGGATGATCTTACTTTATCGGCCCTAAAGACACCCATAAGTACGCTTATTTGGTGCTGGCCTGCCACCATCTCCGCTGGTTTTTTGCTGCAAGACTACATGGGTTCTAAGCTCAACTGGCTAGGTACGCTCAAACTGATACTCGTCATAGGGATCTTTGTTTGGATCACTATGCGTCTAATCAACAATATCGAAGAGTACGTGCTCGCTAACCAGAACCGAGACGAGACCACCGTTCAAGCAGTCGCTAAGGTCGCAAGACTGTTCTTTATTGTGATTGGTGCTCTAACGGTTATGCAGGCATTTGGTTTAAGCCTATCGGGCCTACTAACCTTTGGTGGTGTCGGTGGTTTAATTGTCGGTTTAGCCGCTAAAGACCTGCTGTCCAACTTCTTTGGCGGCATGATGATCTACTTTGACCGCCCATTTAAAGTCGGTGATTGGATCCGCTCTCCTGATCGTCAAATTGAAGGAACGGTCGAACGAATTGGTTGGCGCATGACCATCATCCGCACATTTGATAAAAGACCAATCTACGTCCCAAACTCTGTGTTCAGCAGCATAGTGGTAGAGAATCCTTCTCGTATGCTCAATCGACGTATCAATGAAAATATCGGTATTCGTTATCAAGATGGGGCGAAGGTAGAGCTGATTGTGGCTGAAATCAAAGCGATGCTAGAAAACCATAACGACATTGATACTAAACAAACACTGATCGTTAACTTTAACGGCTTTGCGCCTTCTTCATTGACGCTACTGGTGTACACCTTTACCAAGACGGTTAACTGGATTCGCTACCATGAAGTGAAGCAAGATGTGCTGCTAAAAATCTATGAGATCATCCGCTCTCATGGCGCTGACATTGCCTTCCCTACTCAGACTATTCAGCTAGAGCCACAAAAAGCTGGTGAAGTTGAAGTTCCACCAGCCTTAAACTAA
- a CDS encoding MDR family MFS transporter, with protein MNKDQSLFQWERVQRFNLPVWTVLVGVLIARTSFFMAWPFLVVFLYQDYGASAIEVGSMLAAASLLGSGVGLYSGYLSDKFGRKWLMVTGCVIAFFAYTGIGLADQMWQFYILVLMTGLMHPLIDGPAKAVLGDSLADHKDRELALNIRYFVLNIGGAIGPLLGVTLALANPQGLFLVTGLTHLAYAFWVIFGIERKQSLRDKIKESSVLPNFRQTLKVISQDKIFILLLVANLLLMFVYAQLESSVPQVIVRSGIADAATLIAMLMFVNTATIVTLQFPLLKLMESFPLFTRTRIGMVAIAIGQLAFIVSPNDSALGWAIACFIISVGEVITFPTINVQIDRLAPSHLRGSYFGATGIYTLGFAIGPLVGGVMIEWLGSTWLFGLCFVVCIAMIWLYFAAERVEDTIEREVALQ; from the coding sequence ATGAATAAGGATCAAAGCTTATTCCAGTGGGAGCGGGTACAAAGGTTTAATCTACCGGTTTGGACTGTGCTCGTCGGTGTGCTGATAGCGCGAACAAGCTTTTTTATGGCTTGGCCTTTCTTAGTGGTCTTCTTGTATCAAGATTATGGTGCCAGCGCGATTGAAGTTGGTTCTATGCTTGCAGCAGCCTCATTGTTGGGCTCTGGCGTTGGGTTATATTCAGGTTATTTGTCAGATAAGTTTGGCCGCAAATGGCTAATGGTTACAGGCTGCGTGATTGCTTTCTTTGCATACACTGGAATCGGACTTGCTGATCAAATGTGGCAGTTTTACATTCTTGTTCTGATGACGGGGCTAATGCATCCACTTATCGATGGCCCTGCTAAAGCGGTACTAGGTGATTCCCTTGCAGACCATAAGGATCGAGAGCTTGCCCTTAACATCCGTTACTTCGTCTTAAATATTGGTGGCGCTATTGGTCCATTGCTGGGTGTTACGCTGGCGCTTGCCAACCCGCAAGGTTTGTTCCTAGTCACAGGCCTTACTCACCTTGCTTATGCCTTTTGGGTTATCTTCGGTATTGAAAGAAAGCAGTCTCTGCGTGACAAAATTAAAGAATCTTCGGTACTGCCTAACTTTCGTCAAACTCTCAAAGTGATCAGCCAAGATAAAATCTTCATTTTGCTGTTAGTTGCTAACTTACTGCTGATGTTCGTCTATGCGCAGCTTGAATCATCAGTACCACAAGTGATTGTACGCAGCGGTATCGCTGACGCTGCAACGTTGATAGCGATGCTGATGTTTGTTAATACGGCCACCATAGTAACGCTGCAGTTTCCACTGCTCAAATTGATGGAATCCTTCCCGCTATTTACTCGAACTCGTATTGGTATGGTTGCCATTGCTATTGGTCAATTAGCCTTTATTGTGTCACCAAATGACTCAGCACTTGGTTGGGCTATTGCTTGTTTCATCATTAGTGTCGGTGAAGTGATTACCTTCCCAACCATTAACGTGCAAATCGACCGTTTGGCTCCTTCTCATCTGCGCGGCTCCTATTTTGGTGCGACGGGAATCTACACGCTAGGTTTTGCTATCGGCCCACTAGTCGGCGGGGTGATGATTGAATGGCTTGGATCTACTTGGCTGTTTGGATTGTGTTTTGTGGTGTGTATTGCAATGATTTGGCTCTATTTCGCAGCAGAGAGAGTGGAAGACACCATCGAGCGCGAAGTTGCACTGCAGTAG
- a CDS encoding MBL fold metallo-hydrolase: MKMSSVLKASVISALGLVGYNQYQATDNAQERSQSAHQRAEKVAQSAQFKDGKVISRLPSFPSEESMSSVMWKFFFDRGALKPSHTLPHQPVDIAALTQKSDVMRVTWLGHSSLFIDIDQTRVLVDPVFEYASPWVAKKLFSRNVEAPVTREQLPMPDVIVISHDHYDHLEESTIRYYANSNVQFFVPLAVGKHLEAWGVSPSQITEFDWWESATVNGVELIATPANHNSGRTGFDSNSTLWASWVVKGRNGSFFYSGDTAYDSHFKQIGDKYGPFDLAFIEVAANVKEGKGFPVENWGHMQAKHTMQAFKDLKAENLFPVHWSTYELFAHRWDEPMTDLIVEAEISGANLVTPMVGETLKMTDDLRTSYWWQEQDFKLANLPITLQN, encoded by the coding sequence ATGAAAATGAGCAGTGTCTTAAAAGCATCAGTAATTTCTGCATTGGGTTTGGTTGGTTACAACCAGTATCAAGCTACGGATAACGCACAAGAGCGTAGCCAAAGTGCTCACCAACGCGCAGAGAAAGTTGCGCAGTCTGCGCAGTTCAAAGACGGAAAAGTTATCTCTCGTTTGCCTAGTTTTCCTTCCGAAGAAAGCATGTCTTCTGTTATGTGGAAGTTTTTCTTCGACCGCGGTGCGTTGAAGCCAAGCCACACTTTACCTCACCAGCCTGTAGATATTGCCGCATTAACGCAGAAAAGTGATGTTATGCGAGTTACATGGCTAGGACACTCGAGTCTTTTTATTGATATCGACCAAACACGCGTGTTGGTTGACCCAGTGTTTGAGTACGCTTCTCCTTGGGTTGCGAAGAAGCTGTTTAGTCGAAATGTTGAAGCGCCAGTGACTCGTGAACAGCTTCCAATGCCAGATGTCATTGTGATCTCTCATGACCACTATGATCATCTCGAAGAATCAACAATTCGTTATTACGCCAATAGCAATGTTCAGTTTTTCGTGCCTTTGGCCGTGGGTAAGCACCTAGAAGCTTGGGGTGTGTCTCCTAGCCAGATTACAGAATTTGATTGGTGGGAATCAGCGACGGTTAATGGTGTTGAGTTAATTGCGACTCCTGCAAACCATAACTCTGGCCGAACAGGGTTTGATTCAAACAGCACGCTGTGGGCGTCGTGGGTGGTCAAAGGTCGCAATGGCTCTTTCTTTTACAGTGGAGATACTGCGTACGACAGCCATTTTAAACAAATTGGTGATAAGTACGGTCCATTTGACTTGGCGTTTATTGAAGTGGCCGCCAATGTGAAAGAGGGTAAAGGCTTTCCAGTAGAAAATTGGGGCCACATGCAAGCTAAACATACCATGCAAGCTTTTAAAGACTTGAAGGCTGAAAACCTGTTTCCTGTTCACTGGTCAACGTATGAGCTGTTTGCCCATCGATGGGATGAACCAATGACAGACTTGATTGTTGAAGCCGAGATTTCGGGTGCTAATCTGGTGACACCTATGGTGGGTGAAACACTCAAGATGACTGATGATTTGAGAACCAGCTATTGGTGGCAAGAACAGGATTTTAAGCTAGCAAACCTGCCTATTACACTGCAAAACTAG
- a CDS encoding TetR/AcrR family transcriptional regulator: MIKRSDIKQEDIIKSAIEVFSQKGFDQASMEGISKHAGVSKRTLYKYYPNKDALFEVIVDKLMCRFDGHCEVEFEPSVSIEQQLTELTLKQMCYINNEDFQITARLVMAECIRCHETSKVLVSKFESIEDSYGLQNWAQQGIDAGALEITNIPLAIEQYIGSIKAVIFWPQLITHAPPPSCEQVKETITHAVTSFVATYKVN, encoded by the coding sequence ATGATAAAAAGAAGTGATATAAAACAAGAAGATATCATCAAGTCCGCCATCGAAGTTTTTTCTCAGAAAGGCTTTGATCAAGCCAGTATGGAAGGTATTTCTAAGCATGCGGGGGTCTCAAAACGCACGCTTTACAAATACTATCCAAACAAAGATGCTCTCTTTGAGGTGATTGTAGATAAGCTCATGTGTCGTTTTGATGGCCATTGCGAGGTCGAATTTGAACCTTCTGTGTCGATAGAGCAGCAGTTAACTGAATTAACGCTCAAGCAGATGTGTTACATCAATAATGAAGATTTTCAAATCACCGCACGCTTGGTGATGGCTGAGTGTATTCGCTGTCATGAAACCTCGAAAGTACTGGTGTCAAAGTTCGAATCGATTGAAGACTCTTACGGCCTGCAAAATTGGGCTCAGCAAGGGATTGATGCGGGTGCGCTTGAGATTACCAATATTCCTCTGGCGATTGAGCAGTACATTGGCAGTATTAAAGCCGTCATTTTCTGGCCTCAATTGATCACTCACGCTCCACCGCCAAGCTGCGAGCAAGTAAAAGAGACAATTACACATGCAGTAACTAGCTTTGTAGCGACATACAAAGTGAACTAG